atcaatgccttcctcttgcaggaactgctgacacactccatccacatgaggtctagcattgtcttgcattaggaggaacccagggccaaccgcaccagcatatggtctcacaaggggtctgaggatctcatctcggtacctaatggtagtcaggctacctctggcgagcacatggagggctgtgcggcccccccaaagaaatgccaccccacatcatgactgacccaccgccaaaccgatcatgctggaggatgttgcacgTTCTCCACAgggtctccagactctgtcacgtctgtcacgtgctcagtgtgaatctgctttcatctgtgaagagcacagggcgccagtggcgaatttgcaaaaattggtgttctctggcaaatgccaaacgtcctgcacggtgttgggctgtaagcacaacccccacctgtggacgttgggccctcataccaccctcatggagtctgtttctgaccgtttgagcagacacatgcacatttgtggcctgctggaggtcattttgcagggctctggcagtgctcctccctgcacaaaggcggaggtagcagtcctgctgctgggttgttgccctcctacagcctcctccacgtctcctgatgtaccggcctgtctcctggtagtgcctccgtgctctggacactacgctgacagacacagcaaaccttcttgccactgctcgcattgatgtgccatcctggatgagctgcactacctgagccacttgtgtgggttgtagactccgtctcatgctaccactggagtgaaagcaccgccagcattcaaaagtgaccaaaacatcagccaggaagcataggaactgagaagtggtctgtggtcaccacctgcagaaccacttctttattgggggtgtcttgcttattgcctataatttccacctgttgtctattccatttgcacaacagcatgtgaaatatattgtcaatcagtgttgcttcctgagtggacagtttgatttcacagaagtgtgattgacttggagttacattgtgttgtttaaatgttccctttatttttttgagctgtGTATAATAAGACAAATTAAAAGGAAAATAAACAGTATTTTTACTTCCTATTTGAAGTTGTTTGGCTGAGATCACTATACATTTCTCAGTTTTTCTCAAAAAGATATCCACTTCAAAGCATTTGCTAAGTGTTCCCTCCAACCAATACTAAATGTCCTCCTTTCACCAATCACACTATCGTAACTTCCttgtccatctctccctcagACAATCTGTACAGTATGGGTGCAACAGAGGCTGCTTCCACAACAACCACCTCCACCGGTGATGCCTCCACAGAAGCAGATGCCAGCGGCAACACCACCGGCTACGGCACCTTCTACCCCGAATCATCCTACACCACACCGGCCATAACCGCCTCCGCCACCTCGGCCGCCATGACCGCCCAAGCCCAGGTCGGTGCATCTTCCCTGGGTGACTACCAGTCGGTGCCCCCTCCCCTGGACCAGCAGAGCCCCTATAGTTATGGCTATGGAGGGGATAAGAAGAGTCTGCTGACTGCAGCTCAGTCTCAAGCCCAACAGACCCAGCAACAACAGGTGGACTACTCTATGTACAGTACAGCCTACCCCAGCTCTGTCACCGGGGCCAAATGTACAGTTACGGTGAGTGGGGATTCGGTGAGTGGAAATCTATATAAGGGGCCAAAGGGGGCCCCTACcgccacacacactcatacacgcaTTCATATACCGGTAACTGCTCGACgtaacagtgccttcagaaagtgttctgacagatgatgatgatgataataatgtgTGGGGTTCAGAGATGaggaagtcattcaaaaatcatgttaaacaccattattgcacacagtgagtccatgcaacttattaaatACTGGAATGTAATTTAgccttgtcataacaaaggggttgaatacttattagctcaagacatttcagctcttCAAATgtttacatttctaaaaacataattccactttgacattatagggtattgtgtataggccagtgacaaacaaaTTCATGTTTATTCGATTTtagattcaggctgtaacacaacaacatgtgaaaaGGGTCAAGGAGTGggtatactttctgaaggcactgtatgtgtgtgtatactaatATATAGATTTTTATCTGGTATTATTTCTGATAttggttctgtctttagtcacTTGATATCCAAATGTGGTCTTAATAATGGTTTAAAGATTGTTAGTAGAGCATCTGATTGGTTGATTATTTAATTCCTTGTTCTTATTGATGTTTCATTGGTCCGTAGGCTACGGCAACCAATCGAGCTTCAGCATGTATGGGAACGCCTCCTCCCAGGGCTATGGGGCGGCTGCTACTCCCCAGACCCAGCAGACCTCCTACCCCACGGCATACGGAAACATGAACTATCAGTACAAATAggggtaccacacacacaccacgtcccTCTCTCAAGCCCCCCACCAACCCTCCAAAGCATTCCCCCAGCGGAAAAGAAGACCCTCGTGTCTTTCTCTACTTTCATTATATGGATCTAATATTGATGAATCCTAAACCCTCAAGTCATTTTCACCATCACTTTATTTCATAAACCAGACTATctatttcttttttttaccaTGTGGTAAATGTAACCTACATGTGTCTAACAAGTAGTTCAGTTCTGTATAGGGATTACAAGAAGGAGATGATAATAATAGCGCTTTCAGGATGATGCTATCTTGGGTCATAGATGTCTTGTTTTGTTCaagtttctttcttttttttttctgcTTCTTTTTTAGACtttttctgtttttctgttgtCAAGCCACCCGAGGTTGAATGTGAATGTAAACGGAGAATCTGTTCTTATTTCAAAGACATGTtttctttacatttttattttcgaTTTTTCATTTGAATCACTTATGTTTTAACTGTTATTATATTAACCAGCAGtgtggtaaaaaaaacaacaagttGACAGTAACTTGGATTTTTATGTGAAAGAGCAATGGAAATGTGTTAATTGCTGTTTCATTGGAAGGTTTCGGTAAAAGGCTTGTATCTGGTTGTTTGTAAGAATAAATTACTTTTATTTTGGAGCAAAATGtcataatttacatacactgACCACTGTTTTtcagacctgggtttaaatactattttaaataatttcaaatactttTATCTGTGTTTGATTAAGCTTGCCTGTTGCAATGCAAACAATAGAAatgtcccaaaagtgcaaactcaAACTCCAGGCAGCCTAAAGCAAACGCTCAATGTATTTGAAAGGTATCAAGTAGTTATTGAACCCATGTCTGTGTTTAGGCTTCTCCACATGGCGACCAATCCCCTCACATGTTTTCATGCTGCGAGCCAACTTGTTATTTATTATCTTTAGTTCTGTATTAAATATAGACTAAATCCTATAGTTGACCTGACTGGCAGTGGTTACATTTTAAATCCCTAGAAAGACTATGCTCATCTTGAGCATCACTTTAAAATACCAGGGATGTTCATCACAAGTAACATTACGATGCCGATTATGGCTCATGCATTGTGAGCCAATGACCCAAATGCTTTCTCTGAAGGTATGCTATGCTTTATTTTCTACTCTTAGCCAATAGCCACTGAATGCACTTCCTCATTGTGGTTCTAGAGCCTGGCCTACCATACCCCACTGTATGTACTATAGCTAGAATAGTTTATTTGTAACTTACAACTATCAGTTAATCATTCTTCAAAAACCATATGACATAAATGGAAAAACATCCATTGTGGTGTACATTTTACATTAAATGTAGCCCCATATACATGCAATATTGTTTTATTCACAGCTTTTTCCCACAATTCTGATAAACCTCCATACATATTCTCTGTCCTGTTCTACTACTTacggggtgtcaaactcattctatGAAGGGCCTATTGTCTGCTGTTTTTGTTGTTTAAGACCTAGACTACCAGGTGGGGcaagttccttactaattagtgacctttaaTAACATCAATCAAGTAAAAGGGAGGAAAGAACCCACAGCTTAACATGGAATCAGTttgagcagagaggaagaggtgacgCGAGAGGGATAACGGCCCAAAATCTGTTTTCTCCATCAGGTGGTGTTTTTCCTCGCCAAGCCAGTCGTTTTTGTGTGGAGGTCaatgagtgtcgaatttggttaacaaaaaatgtaatgGCTTATTTGCTGCTGTGGCTTATTTGATCTAATGTACGTTTTTGTAATGTTTATGTTGTTCTGAGTCTACCGATATAAGTAGGACAGGTAACATCCTGGCAAATTTGAGAAAAAACACTATTTGAGTTTAACAAACGGATCAATCACTCGCCACCAGCATTTTCTATTGAACTGTGATTGTGTCTGCTGCAAACATGTAGACCATGTAAGTCCCTCCTGTGTTTCACAGCTGTGATTGGATAAGTTTAAAGTAGCATTGAAAAAGTCATCAATATagatatctacagtgccttgcgaaagtattcggcccccttgaactttgcaaccttttgccacatttcaggcttcaaacataaagatataaaactgtattttttgtgaagaatcaacaacaagacacaatcatgaagtggaatgacatttattggatatttcaaacttttttaacaaatcaaaaactgaaaaattgggcgtgcaaaattattcagcgtctttactttcagtgcagcaaactctctccagaagttcagtgaggatctctgaatgatccaatgttgacctaaatgactaatgatgataaatacaatccacctgtgtgtaatcaagtctccgtataaatgcaggtccgagatactgttgtgaagaagtttaaagccggatttggatacaaaaagatttcccaagctttaaacatcccaaggagcactgtgcaagcgataatattgaaatggaaggagtatcagaccactgcaaatctaccaagacctggccgtccctctaaactttcagctcatacaaggagaagactgatcagagatgcagccaagaggcccatgatcactctggatgaactgcagagatctacagctgaggtgggagactctgtccataggacaacaatcagtcatatattgcacaaatctggcctttatggaagagtggcaagaagaaagccatttcttaaagatatgcataaaaagtgttgtttaaagtttgccacaagccacctgggagacacaccaaacatgtggaagaaggtgctctggtcagatgaaaccaaaattgaactttttggcaacaatgcaaaacgttatgtttggcgtaaaagcaacacagctcatcacctgaccacaccatccccactgtcaaacatggtggtggcagcatcatggtttgggcctgcttttcttcagcagggacagggaagatggttaaaattgatgggaagatggatggagccaaatacaggaccattctggaagagaacctgatggagtctgcaaaagacctgagactgggacggagatttgtcttccaacaagacaatgatccaaaacataaagtaaaatctacaatggaatggttcaaaaataaacatatccaggtgttagaatggccaagtcaaagtccagacctgaatccaatcgagaatctgtggagagaactgaaaactgctgttcacaaatgttctccatccaacctcaatgagctcgagctgttttgcaaggagggaggaatgggaaaaaatttcagtctctcgatgtgcaaaactgatagagacataccctaagtgacttacagctgtaatcgcagcaaaaggtggcgctacaaagtattaacttaagggggctgaataattttgcacgcccaatttttcagtttttgatttgttaaaaaagtttgaaatatccaataaatgtcgttccacttcatgattgtgtcccacttgttgattcttcacaaaataatacaattttatatatttatgtttgaagcccgaaatgtggcaaaaggtcgcaaagttcaagggggccgaatactttcgcaaggcactgtatctatacAATGCTgctacatacgtgtgtgtgtgtagatatatagatagaccataccaatcaaaagtttggacacctagtTTGGACCATATTCAAGTGTTTTAatttatttactattttctacattgtggaatagaGCGGCCAATTgagtatctggtcaatataatggataatctgtgtTTTGACATGTTAGATCATTGATGTGCAGCTCTTTTGAACTCAGGACCTCAGGTCATGTTTCTGAGAATCTGCCCAAACATTGACAGATGAATGAATATGGCAAGGTCACACAATGCTGCTAGGTGGGGCCTGGTGGGGTCATAGAGGTAAATGTACAGTAGTTAACATCAGTGAAGTGAAACTAGCTGTGATTTATAAGCATGTTACATTGTAAATATATGAGGTGGACATGTAGCATTGTAAACATATGATTGGGGGTGGCATTCCAAGAAAAGGAAGAAGACCCTTTGCTCAAAAGCAATCCATCAAGCCTTCAAGATACCGGTGAACAGAGGAtaaggagagaaagagcaaacagaggagagggggggaagaagGAAGCTTGAGAGATAAGGAGAAACACTGATTAACACTGAGGTGGAAAATGTGGAGTCTGACCATTAGCTTTTAAAAACAATGTCAGTCACATGCTGCCAGCACTCCTTCTCTGGTCCCAAGACTGACTCGGGGTCAAGGGTGTGAGCAACTGTCATGCTCCAGTGGCAAGGTTGTGGTCTGGGTTTGATCACAGACTGGCCTGGGGGTGGGGCGGGGGTTGTGACTGGGGGTTGTGGCTGGGGGTGGGGCGGGGCGGGGGTTGTGGCTGGGGGTTGGCCCCGGGGTTACCTTGGTTCtatcaggacagacagacaggagctgaTAAAAGAGGAGTggagactgactagacagactagTGTTGACACGGCTGCAGTAGGACACCTCACCACCATCACTTATCACAGTGAGTGTATTTACATGACATTCTTATCAACCTGTAGGGTTTCAGTGTAGTAGAAACAGCACTTTCAGGATTTTTTCATAAGGAATATGGCTGGCTATTTGTTTTTTGCTAAATAGATCTGCATTTTCTGTTTTATTTTGATGTAAAGTTGACTGCTCTGTATCTAGGTTTTGGAGAAGTAGTTCTGTAGGTGAGTTGTAGGTTATTTAAAATAGTTTGTTAGTTACAAAACTTCTGCTAGATTCATTCTTTGACACTTCTAATGCAACGGGCATGAGAGAGATGAGATCACGAGACATGACCCTTCCCTGGGTCATGGTTCGACCGGATACAGCTTATGTCAAATTGAATTCAAAAGTTGAATTTGTTAGcgttttagctaaccctaacattaacctaattatcctaaccGGCTATGAATGGTCAACTCTGACAAGTTGTGTTACTCTCTTCCCTGCCACAGTGGTACTAGAACTCTGATTGGCAACAGCGAGTCCCAGCTGGGATTGGTCAACTCACTAAACAATCAATAAGCAGCCATTTTGAATTTACAAGAAGTGGTGCTTACTCTGGGGAAGATAGAGAATTGAGTCTGTCAACACATGTGAGAGCCTTGGTTACTTGTGGTAGTTTTCTTGCTTAGTTGGTGCAATGTAAGGTTATTGCTTGTTCTGAGTTGGCAGTGTTTGCATGTTTTAGTTTCAATCTGCAGTTTGTGCTTTGTCATGGAAAATGCTACAATCTGTAGTGCCATATCAGAGTATTTTCAGTTATTCTGTGGTCCTAACATTGGACTTGGATTTTGTCAAATAAAACCAAAGCAAGTTATCATGAATTGTTTTTGTCCTTCAGATGGCCCTTCCCCTGTTCACCCTCCTGCTGACTGCCCTTCCTGTGGTCCACTGCCTCCCCACTACCTTCCAGGACCTGGAGCAAAGCAGTAGTATGTACATTTAGAACAGTGGTGGGAGGTGCTATAAGAGGACGGGTGTCATGTAATGGCTCGattggaataaatggaatggtatcaaatatatgGAAAACtcatgttcgacgctgtttcatTGATttcattccagacattacaatgagcctgtcctcctatagctcctcccaccagtctccACTGCTTTTCAGTTACACTTCCACTGATGCATCCCATTTGGCTACAAATCAATCTGTTATAGTAAATTGTGTATATAAACTACATTTTCTGGGACGCTATGTGTTTGTTGGAGGATGTAATGGGTTTGATTCCTGCATGGGCCTTGTACACTTGAACTGTACATTTATTTGGTTAAAAGTTAAATGTCTATAATTCTACATGTATGGTGGTTTCTCCCCCAGAGAACCAAACGTCCATCCGGTTCCTGGCTCTTGGGGACTGGGGCGGGGTGCCCTACCCTCCCTACATCACACCGGTGGAGAAGGCTACAGCCTGGGAGATGGGCAAGATAGCAGAGCAGATGGGCGCAGACTTTGTTCTTGCCCTGGGTGATAACTTCTACTACTCTGGAGTGAACAGTGCAGATTCCCCAAGATTCCAGGTCAGTTGTTAAGCAGAGTTACTCCAGCTATGGCAGAATGGATCAAATATCCTTACTTTCTTTGCTGTGAATGTTTTTCTGATCCTAATTGTTAGTTGCTGTGTCTGTGTTACATCTTGAGGAATTTTAAATGTGTATGGTTTGCAAACGGAATGCACTTGTTTATCAATCTAAAATGACCTTTGCCCTCTCAGGATACCTTTGAGCACGTGTACACGGCTGACTCTCTCAACATTCCCTGGTACATCCTGGCTGGAAACCACGACCACGCGGGCAACGTCAAGGCTCAGATCGACTACAGCCGCAAGTCTGACAGATGGTAAGAAACGGACACTTATACCAGAGACAGAGGCGAGACATCTCACTCGCACCTCTTGTCTGGTTCATGAACTAAGCAGACAAGACCCAGCTGATAATGCATTGGTGCCTATGCAACAGCCACTCCTTCAGCAGAACGGAACTGTGACCCATTTTTTCATTGGTAAACGGCCTGAGTGGAACATCTTCATTTATCCACTGTCTTTGCTTAGACCTTATGCAAGTCTTTGACAGCATAAAACCTTTAAGGTTTTTCATATCTGTTCATCATGAATGTTTTATCATGCAGCAGAATCAGTCTTTTCATTGCATAACCCTAGTCTGAATCCCAAATGTCTAAAATAGTACACTATGttgggattagggtgccatttgggatgcagactgtTTCACTGAGTTGTTTCTATCTTAGCCTTCATTGATCAGTCTTCATTCATTGAGCCTCAATCCCCCCTCAGGCGGTTCCCTCACTACTACTACGAGCTGAACTTCCGTATCCCCAACACCAAGCGCACGCTGAGCATCATGATGCTGGATACAGTGATGCTGTGTGGTAACTCTGACGACTACGATGATGAGAAGCCTCGCGGACCCTCCAGCACCATTGAGGCCAAC
The nucleotide sequence above comes from Oncorhynchus masou masou isolate Uvic2021 unplaced genomic scaffold, UVic_Omas_1.1 unplaced_scaffold_182___fragment_2___debris, whole genome shotgun sequence. Encoded proteins:
- the LOC135539071 gene encoding tartrate-resistant acid phosphatase type 5-like, producing MALPLFTLLLTALPVVHCLPTTFQDLEQSSKNQTSIRFLALGDWGGVPYPPYITPVEKATAWEMGKIAEQMGADFVLALGDNFYYSGVNSADSPRFQDTFEHVYTADSLNIPWYILAGNHDHAGNVKAQIDYSRKSDRWRFPHYYYELNFRIPNTKRTLSIMMLDTVMLCGNSDDYDDEKPRGPSSTIEANRQLTWLQKRMAQSKADFLLVAGHYPVWSVSEHGPTECLLKRLRPLLVKHKATAYFCGHDHNLQYLKESGVGYVVSGAGNFLDPDTRHWHHVPKDTLKFFTGQASTLGGFVHGEVTKHKMTLTFIQAKGTSLYRTVLPRRDIDDDQNDSDEED